In Desulfomonile tiedjei DSM 6799, a genomic segment contains:
- a CDS encoding IS110 family transposase, whose product MHEEVFVGIDISKDQLDAHVLPKGMHTTVKNDTQGIDSLIEILHAETPMVIVMEATGGYEITVAAQLGLAGLPIAVVNPGQVRDFAKGIGKLAKTDAIDAYVLARFAQTVRPIPKPLPTEDEKQIKELVTRRKQLVDLRASEKNRLHRARSNRVQRSIQTVIAALDKEIEDIDKDVDDLIRKSPLWRETEELLRTFKGVGPITARVLMAKLPELGHVSRHEISRLVGLAPLNKDSGKKKGKREISGGRADVRSTLYMAAVAAITSNVVIKPFYQRLIEAGKPFKVAITACMRKMIVILNAMLKKKQPFQVVFP is encoded by the coding sequence ATGCATGAAGAAGTTTTTGTTGGCATAGATATCTCTAAAGATCAGTTGGATGCGCATGTGCTGCCAAAAGGCATGCACACCACCGTCAAGAATGACACTCAAGGCATCGACTCGCTGATTGAGATCCTCCACGCAGAGACCCCCATGGTAATCGTGATGGAAGCCACCGGAGGCTACGAGATAACCGTTGCGGCCCAGTTAGGTCTCGCCGGCCTGCCGATCGCTGTCGTCAACCCTGGTCAGGTGCGGGACTTTGCCAAAGGCATCGGAAAACTCGCCAAGACAGACGCCATCGATGCTTATGTGCTGGCACGCTTTGCCCAAACGGTTAGGCCCATACCGAAGCCGCTGCCAACGGAGGACGAAAAGCAAATCAAGGAACTCGTAACACGTCGAAAGCAGCTTGTTGATTTGCGTGCATCAGAAAAGAATCGCCTCCATCGAGCCCGTTCCAATCGCGTGCAGCGCAGCATTCAAACGGTCATAGCAGCCCTAGATAAGGAAATCGAAGACATCGATAAAGATGTCGATGACCTTATCAGGAAATCGCCTCTGTGGCGTGAAACAGAGGAACTCCTCCGAACCTTCAAAGGCGTGGGCCCCATAACTGCCAGAGTGCTCATGGCAAAACTGCCCGAACTGGGACATGTCAGCCGTCATGAAATCAGTCGCCTCGTCGGCCTGGCGCCTCTCAACAAAGACAGCGGAAAGAAGAAAGGCAAGCGCGAGATTTCGGGTGGACGGGCGGATGTACGCTCAACCCTGTATATGGCTGCAGTCGCGGCCATAACGTCCAATGTAGTCATCAAGCCTTTCTATCAACGCCTCATTGAGGCTGGAAAACCTTTCAAGGTTGCCATCACGGCTTGTATGCGTAAGATGATCGTCATCCTAAACGCAATGCTCAAGAAAAAACAGCCTTTCCAGGTAGTTTTTCCTTGA
- a CDS encoding DUF4347 domain-containing protein, translating into MHMQCDQRSWKGGVRALFLEQLEDRIVLDGAVADTQDIQESQDTGNTVDTLGWISAGNGWWYEDTGSGWWFNDQTHWWFNDITGWWWNESDGWWFKPDNGFDFWYHGEHQYWAHEISTGFWFWWDDVDNTGWEKAWEWFYDYDLWTWVYNDWNGSQYFSDDDHFFYQDHANSEWWQWGGVSWSQVHNEMQQIPDQWDMNFCESYMTVVGGDLYLNAYDNYHWGTWKYDPQTGNLTEILQGNKQYLAELGGDLYFVKAASYDYRLAKYDPESGTVSEIAGGHTWIDAVEDLTAFDGDLYFSAVDAAHGRELWKYDSETDTVSLVADIRQGSTGSGPGDFIVYDGDLYLAADDSWYSSQDDSLHGRELWKYDSVSNTVSLVADIEPGYYGSNPKAFAVFDGDLYFTACYLGDQQYTHSYLWRYDAQSNVVSQCADFGYHTICGLTVLNEKLYFINEYSQYLCEYDPVSDTVFRIEPIPNVKFTYDDMTALDGDLCIWNGDSLWKYSPDPQLSQSPDYEVFWDDHRFWKEVSGEWFYSANLLDWTQYTDGDVHFAPGLGQILGSSDGVNLEAVNGSLFFTDDQYGSTGWHSTSEFDPRLHDGWGYEGEPVHHDFLWSDFDGDGNVEIKYQIIGNWTNNLKLIYTVWNPSPDFNEQVWLGTDTNSISIFFMSSEAWDDGHGEYNYVQQNVRVIKYDPADCDGYNTFNTYTMVYYTELISYAESAWIKDIGFLEHGNPDQFNVGEDTITHTSIDGYEPLFRRLADVMSPGAEIQIWHCSVAGNPDGRTMLQDIALWTNAYVYASADLTVMPYGDSTSANPYGDWTLEVCYGPTGQINQNTIDPLFDISGFNAAFEDFNQYSWPDGYGYCVHEEMPYQGDDYWWTFNYSNGKCTAVRDGDSFTLQWEYYGAENPQ; encoded by the coding sequence ATGCACATGCAATGTGACCAGAGATCATGGAAGGGTGGGGTACGCGCACTTTTCCTCGAACAGCTTGAAGACCGGATCGTCCTCGATGGAGCTGTGGCTGACACTCAAGATATTCAAGAATCTCAAGATACCGGCAATACAGTAGACACACTCGGATGGATTTCCGCGGGCAACGGCTGGTGGTACGAAGATACCGGCAGCGGCTGGTGGTTTAACGACCAGACTCATTGGTGGTTCAATGATATCACCGGCTGGTGGTGGAACGAGAGCGATGGCTGGTGGTTCAAGCCGGATAATGGATTCGATTTCTGGTATCACGGGGAGCACCAGTACTGGGCCCATGAGATTTCCACAGGATTCTGGTTCTGGTGGGATGATGTAGACAATACCGGCTGGGAAAAAGCCTGGGAGTGGTTTTACGATTATGACCTTTGGACCTGGGTCTACAATGACTGGAACGGAAGCCAATATTTTTCGGATGACGACCATTTCTTCTATCAGGATCATGCGAATTCGGAGTGGTGGCAATGGGGAGGAGTCAGTTGGTCGCAGGTCCACAATGAGATGCAACAGATTCCGGACCAATGGGACATGAATTTCTGTGAAAGCTATATGACAGTAGTCGGGGGCGATCTCTATCTTAATGCTTATGACAATTACCACTGGGGAACTTGGAAATACGACCCTCAAACAGGTAACTTGACTGAGATATTACAGGGCAACAAACAGTACCTGGCCGAATTAGGCGGAGACCTGTACTTCGTCAAGGCTGCCTCTTACGATTACAGACTTGCTAAATATGATCCGGAGTCCGGCACAGTGTCAGAAATCGCTGGGGGACACACGTGGATTGACGCAGTAGAAGATTTGACAGCATTTGACGGCGATTTATATTTCAGCGCAGTTGACGCTGCGCACGGGCGTGAGCTTTGGAAATATGACTCGGAGACAGACACCGTTTCATTGGTAGCCGACATACGTCAAGGTTCAACCGGTTCCGGTCCTGGAGACTTCATAGTGTACGACGGTGATTTATATCTCGCCGCGGATGACAGTTGGTATTCCAGTCAAGATGACAGCTTGCATGGCCGTGAGCTTTGGAAGTATGACTCTGTGTCCAATACAGTCTCACTGGTAGCTGACATAGAGCCGGGATACTATGGTTCCAATCCTAAGGCATTTGCGGTATTCGATGGAGATTTGTATTTTACTGCCTGCTACTTGGGCGACCAACAATATACTCATTCTTATCTCTGGAGGTATGATGCTCAATCGAATGTAGTCTCCCAGTGCGCTGATTTTGGGTACCACACAATTTGCGGACTTACCGTGCTAAACGAAAAATTATATTTCATAAACGAGTACAGCCAGTATTTGTGTGAATATGATCCTGTATCTGACACCGTGTTCCGGATAGAGCCAATCCCAAATGTAAAATTTACATATGACGACATGACAGCGCTTGACGGGGATCTGTGTATCTGGAACGGTGACTCGCTCTGGAAATACAGTCCGGATCCTCAACTGAGCCAGTCACCTGATTATGAAGTCTTCTGGGATGACCATCGTTTTTGGAAGGAGGTTTCCGGCGAATGGTTCTATAGCGCGAATTTGTTGGATTGGACACAGTATACGGACGGGGACGTTCACTTTGCGCCGGGACTCGGACAGATCCTGGGCTCAAGTGATGGCGTCAATCTTGAAGCCGTAAATGGAAGCCTATTCTTTACCGATGACCAATATGGCTCGACGGGCTGGCACAGCACTTCCGAATTCGATCCTCGCCTGCATGACGGCTGGGGGTACGAGGGAGAGCCGGTGCATCACGATTTCTTGTGGTCCGATTTTGATGGAGACGGAAACGTAGAGATTAAGTACCAGATTATCGGCAACTGGACCAACAATCTCAAACTCATTTACACGGTTTGGAACCCAAGTCCTGATTTTAACGAACAAGTCTGGCTGGGGACAGACACAAATAGTATAAGCATATTCTTCATGTCTTCTGAAGCCTGGGATGACGGTCACGGAGAGTATAATTATGTTCAACAAAATGTGCGGGTGATCAAATACGATCCAGCAGATTGCGACGGATACAACACATTTAATACATATACAATGGTCTATTATACCGAACTTATCTCCTACGCTGAAAGCGCGTGGATAAAAGACATAGGGTTTTTGGAACATGGAAATCCCGATCAGTTCAATGTCGGCGAAGACACTATTACTCATACATCCATTGACGGTTACGAACCTCTTTTCCGGCGGCTTGCGGATGTGATGAGTCCAGGGGCCGAAATCCAGATATGGCATTGTTCCGTGGCGGGAAATCCAGACGGCCGCACAATGTTGCAGGACATAGCTCTGTGGACAAATGCATATGTTTATGCCAGCGCAGACCTGACCGTTATGCCTTATGGAGATTCAACATCGGCGAATCCGTATGGCGATTGGACACTGGAAGTATGCTATGGACCTACAGGACAAATTAACCAAAACACTATTGATCCATTGTTTGATATTAGTGGTTTCAATGCGGCTTTTGAGGATTTTAACCAGTACTCATGGCCGGACGGATACGGATATTGCGTGCACGAGGAAATGCCCTATCAAGGAGATGACTACTGGTGGACTTTCAATTACTCCAACGGGAAGTGCACTGCAGTAAGAGACGGAGATAGTTTTACATTGCAATGGGAATATTACGGGGCAGAAAACCCTCAGTAA
- the alr gene encoding alanine racemase, translated as MISETTKNSTPIADAECVDPVSACARSNSVEKQGIANTGFLDLSELIGILKPIRVQGPLAGPISGISIDTRKPMSEDFIFWAIRGEHFNGNDFVEDALSAGARAVVASRDDCFQNGSWPDATLIQVQDTLQALQDLAATYRNRFRYPVIGITGSNGKTLVKEMLASILCLERKTYRSPLSYNTQIGAALGLLGMRPEHQVAIIEAGISLPGEMDRLERMIRPDHGILTIISKAHIGGLGTLENTIAEKRRLFKNLKEDSFLVLNADDPLSMELAQDSKARVVTFGMSPQADVRAENITSIPDRGHQFIMQIFGNAQQIMLPVAGRFNVLNALAASAAATLLGASPEAIAEGLKDFRPSPMRLEMHTTVTGVTLINDTYNSDPVSVKGALDVLAKVGKGRRKIAILSEMLDLGLHSREEHLAVGKEVVRSQVDQLITVGENAAIIGHAAATEGMNPKRITHTRSHKEAALELEKIMNRGDVVLFKGSRWFRLERIAKELVGSIGATRLLVNLDAIAANVKKIRGIVGEDVAIMSVVKSFGYGNDSIRTSRVALENGANYLAVAFPDEGTTLRENRIDAPILVFNVLPEEVDKIIKHDLSCVVASLETAAALDRAATGRRKIPVHVKIDTGMGRSGIWVEDAVPFIEQVLCFRNLAVEGIMTHFSSADDPASDDYTLQQITAFEALLSELKQRGHSFRYIHAANTSALVRFPQTHYTMVRPGLAIYGMYPSEAVKSYIQLEQVIAFTTKIAQLKEHPPGRCISYNRRYVTSRNCRIATLHVGYNDGYPRFQSNVGEVLVHGKRAPVVGTVCMDTIMIDVTEIPEARVGDEVVLIGKQGDEEILPDDIAANGNTINYEIACKISPRVTRIFVQS; from the coding sequence ATGATTTCAGAAACCACCAAGAATTCGACGCCTATCGCAGACGCTGAGTGTGTCGATCCGGTCTCCGCGTGTGCCCGATCCAATAGCGTCGAGAAACAGGGAATTGCCAACACGGGTTTTTTGGATCTGAGTGAATTAATAGGGATTCTTAAGCCGATTCGAGTTCAAGGACCGCTTGCCGGCCCGATTTCCGGCATATCCATCGATACTCGTAAACCCATGAGCGAAGACTTCATCTTCTGGGCAATCAGAGGCGAGCATTTCAATGGAAACGATTTTGTCGAAGATGCTCTTTCTGCCGGAGCACGCGCCGTTGTGGCAAGTCGGGACGATTGCTTTCAAAACGGCTCCTGGCCTGATGCCACACTGATCCAGGTGCAGGACACTTTGCAGGCATTACAGGACCTTGCGGCCACATACCGAAATCGGTTCAGATATCCTGTTATCGGAATCACCGGGAGCAACGGCAAGACTCTCGTCAAGGAAATGCTCGCTTCTATACTCTGCCTTGAGCGAAAAACCTACAGGTCTCCCCTTTCGTATAATACGCAGATAGGTGCAGCTCTGGGATTGCTCGGGATGCGACCGGAACACCAGGTGGCGATCATTGAGGCAGGAATTAGTCTACCTGGGGAAATGGACCGGCTGGAACGGATGATCCGTCCGGACCATGGAATTCTGACAATCATCAGCAAAGCGCATATCGGCGGTCTGGGGACTCTTGAGAATACGATCGCGGAAAAGCGGAGATTATTCAAGAATCTCAAGGAAGATTCCTTTCTCGTGCTGAATGCAGACGATCCTTTGAGCATGGAGCTCGCGCAGGACAGTAAAGCTCGGGTGGTCACATTCGGTATGTCCCCGCAAGCGGACGTAAGGGCGGAGAATATCACTTCTATCCCGGACAGAGGGCATCAGTTCATTATGCAGATTTTCGGCAATGCGCAGCAGATCATGTTGCCCGTGGCGGGAAGATTCAACGTGCTGAATGCTCTTGCCGCGTCTGCAGCCGCCACACTCCTGGGAGCTTCTCCTGAAGCCATTGCAGAGGGATTAAAGGATTTCCGACCATCCCCGATGCGGCTCGAGATGCACACTACCGTGACCGGGGTGACTCTCATCAATGACACGTACAATTCGGACCCTGTGTCCGTCAAAGGCGCTCTGGACGTCCTGGCAAAGGTCGGTAAAGGCCGCCGCAAGATAGCTATACTCAGTGAAATGCTCGATCTCGGTCTCCACAGCAGAGAAGAGCACCTTGCTGTGGGCAAAGAAGTGGTACGCAGTCAGGTGGATCAACTAATTACGGTGGGAGAAAACGCGGCAATAATCGGTCATGCCGCTGCCACGGAAGGCATGAATCCCAAGAGAATCACTCATACTCGCAGCCACAAAGAAGCGGCTTTGGAACTTGAGAAGATCATGAACCGCGGTGATGTGGTGCTTTTCAAAGGTTCGCGCTGGTTTCGGCTGGAACGTATCGCAAAGGAGCTTGTCGGTTCCATTGGTGCAACCCGCCTGTTGGTGAACCTGGATGCCATTGCGGCAAACGTGAAGAAGATACGGGGCATTGTGGGTGAAGACGTCGCCATAATGTCTGTAGTAAAGAGTTTCGGCTATGGCAACGATTCCATCAGGACATCCAGAGTGGCTCTGGAAAACGGAGCAAATTATCTTGCCGTTGCCTTTCCTGATGAAGGCACAACGTTACGCGAAAATCGGATCGATGCCCCGATTCTGGTTTTCAACGTGCTGCCCGAGGAAGTGGACAAAATCATAAAACACGATCTTTCATGTGTGGTTGCATCCCTGGAGACCGCGGCAGCGCTCGATCGTGCAGCTACCGGCCGCAGGAAAATACCGGTCCACGTGAAAATCGATACCGGCATGGGACGTTCCGGAATCTGGGTTGAAGATGCGGTTCCTTTTATCGAGCAGGTCCTTTGTTTCCGGAATCTGGCAGTTGAAGGTATCATGACTCACTTTTCCTCTGCAGACGATCCAGCCAGCGACGATTATACACTCCAGCAGATTACCGCATTTGAAGCTTTGCTTTCCGAACTGAAGCAACGCGGGCATTCATTCAGGTATATTCACGCAGCGAATACCTCTGCTCTCGTACGATTTCCCCAGACGCATTACACAATGGTTCGGCCCGGTTTGGCCATTTACGGCATGTATCCGTCTGAGGCTGTCAAATCATACATTCAACTGGAACAGGTAATCGCGTTTACCACCAAGATTGCTCAATTGAAGGAACACCCTCCGGGCCGATGCATCTCTTACAATCGACGATATGTCACAAGCCGGAATTGCCGCATAGCTACGTTGCATGTCGGGTACAACGATGGATACCCACGCTTTCAGTCCAATGTAGGAGAGGTCCTCGTACATGGAAAGAGAGCCCCTGTAGTGGGTACCGTCTGCATGGACACTATCATGATAGATGTCACTGAGATCCCCGAGGCACGGGTCGGCGATGAAGTGGTGCTCATAGGCAAACAGGGGGACGAAGAGATTCTCCCGGACGATATCGCTGCGAACGGTAACACCATTAACTATGAAATAGCATGTAAGATTTCCCCGCGGGTCACGAGGATTTTCGTGCAGAGTTGA
- a CDS encoding TMEM175 family protein yields MTKTRMEAFSDGVIAILITIMVLELKAPLTHDWFALIPLIPVFLSYLMSFMYLGIYWNNHHHLLQAVKHVDGRILWANLHLLFWLSLIPFVTAWMGETHFAARPVALYGLVLLLAAVAYYILSRSLIVLHGRDSVLAGAIGRDLKGKASIAIYGMGIALSSVNSWLACALYVLVAVMWLIPDRRIEKTLVRLGS; encoded by the coding sequence ATGACCAAGACTCGAATGGAAGCATTCAGCGATGGAGTGATTGCCATTCTCATCACGATCATGGTGCTGGAGTTGAAAGCACCGCTCACGCACGATTGGTTTGCGTTGATCCCTCTCATCCCGGTATTTCTGAGTTATCTCATGAGCTTTATGTATCTCGGGATCTATTGGAATAATCACCATCATTTACTTCAAGCTGTTAAGCATGTGGACGGCCGAATTCTGTGGGCAAATCTGCATCTCCTTTTTTGGCTGTCCCTCATTCCGTTCGTGACGGCTTGGATGGGTGAAACTCACTTTGCTGCTCGGCCGGTAGCCCTTTACGGACTGGTGTTGCTCTTGGCAGCGGTTGCGTACTATATCTTGAGCCGCTCTCTGATCGTTTTGCACGGACGAGATTCCGTTCTGGCAGGAGCCATTGGTCGAGATTTAAAGGGCAAAGCGTCAATCGCAATTTACGGGATGGGAATTGCCCTCTCCAGTGTGAACTCGTGGTTGGCCTGTGCGCTGTACGTGTTGGTGGCAGTGATGTGGTTGATACCCGACCGGCGGATCGAAAAAACGTTAGTTCGTCTGGGATCGTGA
- a CDS encoding NADPH-dependent FMN reductase, which translates to MEVVKILGFAGSLRKASYNRSLLRAAQELVPIDAELEIFDLDGIPVFNQDLEDHPTETVRLFKAKIKAADAVLIATPEYNYSIPGVLKNAIDCASRPFGDNAFEHKPIAIMGASIGMAGTARAQYHLRQSFVFLSCFALNQPEVMVPYVHEKVDKNGNLTDEKTLNRIKELLESLVTWTRKLRS; encoded by the coding sequence ATGGAAGTAGTGAAAATACTCGGTTTTGCAGGAAGCTTGCGAAAAGCTTCCTACAACAGATCTCTTTTGCGAGCGGCTCAAGAACTTGTTCCCATCGATGCCGAACTTGAAATTTTCGACCTCGATGGGATCCCTGTCTTTAACCAAGACCTGGAGGATCACCCCACCGAAACGGTGAGATTGTTTAAGGCGAAGATTAAAGCAGCCGATGCTGTTCTTATTGCGACGCCGGAATACAACTACTCAATTCCGGGTGTTCTGAAGAACGCCATCGACTGTGCTTCCAGACCGTTCGGAGACAATGCATTCGAACATAAGCCTATCGCGATCATGGGAGCTTCAATTGGGATGGCCGGGACCGCCAGAGCCCAGTATCACTTGCGGCAATCTTTTGTCTTCTTGTCTTGTTTTGCTCTGAATCAGCCAGAGGTTATGGTTCCCTACGTTCATGAGAAGGTTGACAAGAACGGCAATTTGACTGATGAGAAGACTCTGAACAGGATAAAAGAATTGCTGGAGAGCCTGGTGACCTGGACAAGGAAACTGAGAAGCTAG